The window GACGGCAAAGAGCAACACCAACCGCCCCGCCAGAGACGACGACGATCAGCGCAGCGCCCTCAACCCACGCCACCCGCAGAACAAAGGCCGACGCCGCGGGCCCAACAAACGCGCCGCCGGCAACGACAACGCGCGTGACTTGATGGCGGCCGCAGCGACGGCGCGTGGCTTGATGGTGGGCTACGCAGCGAGCGTGAAGCGCCCGACCAGCTCGTCGAGCTCGGTGGCGATCGTCGCCAGGCCCGCGGCGGCCGCCGCGATCTCCTGGCCGGAGGCGGTCGTCTGCTGGGCGGTCGAGGAGACCTGCTCGGTGGCGGCGCTCGTGCGCTCGGCGATCGAGACGACCTGGGTGACCTCGCTGCGGGCCCGCTCGGCGCCCGCGGCGACCTCGTCGTTGCGCGCGGCGACCGTGCCGATCCGCTCGGCCAGCGACGCCATCGCGGTCTCGATCGCGGCGAACGCCTCCTGGGCCTGGACGATCCGGTCCGCGCCGGCGGTCGTGCGCTCGCGGCCGGTGCGCGCCTCGGTCGTCGCGGCGGCCGTGTCGTCCTGGATCTCGCCGACCAGCGTGCCGACCTGGCCGGCCGCGGCGGCGGTCTGCTCGGCCAGGCGCCGGACCTCCTCGGCGACGACCGCGAAGCCGCGGCCCTCCTCGCCGGCGCGGGCCGCCTCGATCGCGGCGTTCAAGGCCAACAGGTTGGTCTGGCCCGCGATCTCGGTGATCGTCTCGACGATCCCGTTGACGCGGTCGCTCTTGACCGCGAGGCGCTCGACGGCCTCGGCGACGCGCTGCGACGCCGCGCCGATCTCGGCCATCGCGCCGGTCGCGTCGGCCACGACGGCGCCGCCGCGGCGCGCGGTCTCCTGCGCGTCGTGGGCGGCGGTCGTCGCCTCGCGGGCGCCGGTGACGCCGGCCGCGGCGGCCGCGCTCATCGCCTGCGTCGCCTCGCTGGTCGCGGTGACCGCGCGCACCTGGCGCTCGGCACCGACCGCGACCTCCTCGGTCGCGCGGGCGATCTCGTCCATCGCGCGGCCGGTCTGCTCGGAGCCCTCGGCGAGGTCGCCGGCGGACGACGTGAGTCGACCCGATGTGGCGGCGAGGCGCTCGACGACCTCGGTCAGCCCGCCGGTCATGTCGCGCAGCGCGACGCCGAGGGCGTCGTGCTCGGAGGCCGGGACGACCGCGGTCGTCAGGTCGCCCGCGGCGACGCGCTCGGCGACCGCGACCTGCTCGCGCTGGTGCTCGCCCATCGCGATGAACGCGCGGCCCAGCTCGCCGAGCTCGTCGCGGCGGCCGGCCATGTTGATGTCCTTGCTGAGGTCGCCCTGCGCGGCGGCGCGCGCGACGACCGTGAGGTAGCGCAGCGTCCGGGTCAGCGAGCGCCACAGCGTGGCGAACAGCACCAGCGCGAGCAGGAGCGCGAGCGCGCAGCCGATCAGCACGTGGCGCTCGGCGGTTCTGAAGCGGTCGACGCGCGCGGCGAGTAGGCGTGAGAGCGCGGGCGTCGTGGCGTGCTCGAAGCGCTGGACGGCGGTGAGCGCCGCGGTGCTCGACACCATGTTGTCCGTGTTGACGGTCGTGGTGCGGGCGGCGGCGGCGAGGTCGTCGCCGAGCGTGCGCGACGCGCTTGCCATCGTCGTCGCGGCGGGCGCGACGGCGGGCTTCAGGTTGGTGTCCTTGGTCGAGCCGTAGGACGTGGCCAGGCCCGCGAGCAGGGCCTCCAGGTTGGTCGTGACCGCGCCGGCGTCGGAGGCCAGCTTGATGTGGTCGGTCAGCGTGCCACCGCCCGGGAGCTGGGAGAGCGCGAGCTGGCGATCGGCGCCGAGGCCGGCCTCGGCGGCCACGGCGGGCGCCTTGGTGACCAGCGCGTCCATCACGTAGTAGGAGTCGAGGTCCGGGTCGAGGATCAGGTTGGAGGCGTTGCCGACCTCGGTGACCCAGCCGAGCGCGGCGTCGACGGCCTTGGTGTAGGTGTTGAGCGCCCCGGCGGCGTCGAGATCGCCCGCGGCGCGCGGGACGGTGACGGCGAGGACGGCCGTGCGCGCCTTCGCCCAGGCGGCGCGGGCGCCGAGCTGCGCGCCGACCTGCTGGTCCGCCCTGTCGCCGGCGGCGACCGCGGCCTTCAGCGCGGCGACGTCGGCGTCCGGGACCGGCCTGCCGCTCGCGGCGGCCGCGACGGCGGCGCTACGCGCGCGGACGGTGGCGACGACGAGGTCGTTGGCCGGACCGAGCGCGGTGACGCCGGTCTGCTCGGCGGCGGAGAAGTCGATCTGCGTCTGCTGCGCGTCGTGGTAGGCGCGCCCGGCGAGGACCGCCGGGATCAGCAGGACCACCCCGAGCACGGCGAGCTGGCGCGAGACGCGCAGGCGCGCGAGCAGCGCGCCGAGGGGATCGAGGAGCCGGAGGGCCGTTCTCATGGCCGTCCCGGGATCGACCGATCGGCCAGAAACTTGAGTGGCTACACGCCTAAACGGGTCGTCGCAGTGCCAGCGCGGACCATTCCGCGCTCTGGCGCCGGTCGGTCTCGACGAGGCCGTGGCGGGCGAAGGCGGCGGCGATCTCGTCGGCCTCGGTGGCCAGGAGGCCGGAGGCGATCAGGAGGTCCGGGACGTTGTTGTCGCGGAACCCGGCGCGCGCGACGCAGAGCAGCAGCGGCCGCAGGAGGTTCGCCAGGACCAGCGGTGCGGACGGCGCGGCGCCGCCGCGGATCAGGTCGAAGCGCTCGGCGTGGACCTCCACCCCGTTGGCCGCGGCGTTCTCGGCGGTCGCGCGGACGGATTCAAGTTCATGATCTACGCCCGCCAGCGGCGACCACCCCAACTTGCCCGCCGCGATCGCCAGGACGCCCGAGCCGCAGCCGAGGTCCATGACGCCGCGCGCTTGCGGATCGGACGGCAGCGGCTCCTCCGCGAGGATCTCCAGGCACAGCCGCGTCGTGTGGTGCGCGCCGGTCCCGAAGGCCTGGCCTGGGTCGATGACCAGGTCCATCATGTCGGTCCGCTCCGGCTCCCACGGCGGGCGCACGTACAACCTGCCCGCCACCTCGATCGGCCTGTGGAACGCGCGCCAGCGGTCGGCCCAGTCGTCGGCGACCTCGGTCGTGACGACCTCGACCAGCGCGCCGCCGACCGCGGCCTCGACGTCCGGCAGTTCCGGCAGCTCGCCCGGCGCGCCGTAGACCGCGTACTCGATGACATTGCCTTGGTCCAGCTCCGACTCCTCGACGCCCGACGGCGCCAGCGGCAGCAGCTCGGCCAGCACGACCTCCGCGTCCTCGCGGCGGACGCGGATGGCGAGGCGAATCACTTAACGGTGGAACAGCCGGCGCAGCTTGCCGACCATCGAGTCGTCGTCGTTGCGCAGCTGCTCGGGCGTGATCGTCTCGGCGAACGCCTCCAGCGCCTGGCGCTGCTGGGCGGTCAGGCGGCGCGGGATCACGACGTTGGCGACCACGCGCAGGTCGCCGAAGCGGCCCTGGCGGCGCAGCATCGGCATGCCCTTGCCCTTGACGGTGAGGACCGCGCCCGGCTGCGTGCCGGCCGGGATCTCGACCGTGACGTCGCCGTCGGGGTGCGGGATCTCGACGCTCGTGCCCAGCGCGGCGTGCGGCGCCGCGAGGTCGGTGACCGTGACGAGGTCGTCCTCGTCGCGCAGCCAGCCGTCGCCGAGCGCGACCTGGACGACGACGTAGAGGTCGCCGGGCGGGCCGCCGCGCTCGCCCGCGTGGCCGCGGCCGCTCAGGCGGATCCGCTGGCCGTCGGCGATGCCCGCGGGGATGTCGACCTCAAGACGGCGATGGCCGACGACGAGGCCGCGGCCGTCGCAGGTCTCGCACGGCTGCTCCGGGATCTTGCCCTCGCCGCCGCACTTGTCGCACGCGACCTGGCGCACGACCTGGCCGAACGGCGACCGCGTCACCGCCTGCAGGATCCCGTTGCCGCCGCACTTGTCGCACGTGGTGATCGGGGTCCCGGGCTCGGCGCCGTTGCCGTGGCAGTGCTCGCAGCGATCGATCGCCTCGAACGTCACCTCGACCCTGGCGCCGCGGTAGGCCTGCCCGAGGTCGATCTCGACCGCGACCGCGACGTCCTCGCCCTGGCGCGGGCCGGTCCGGGCGCCGCCGCCGAACGCGCCGCCGAAGGCCTCGCCGAAGAACGCGTTGAAGATGTCGCCGACGTTGCCGAAGCCGTCGAAGTTCGGGGCCTGGCCGCCGGAGCGCAGGCCCTCGTGGCCGTAGCGGTCGTAGGTCGCGCGGCGCTCCGAGTCGCTGAGGATCTCGTAGGCCGTCGCCGCGGCCTTGAACTTCTCCTCGGCGTCCGGGTCGTGGCTGTTGACGTCCGGGTGCAGCTCGCGCGCGAGCCTGCGGAACGCCTTCTTGATCGTGGTCTCGTCGGCATCCCTGGGGACCCCGAGCAACTCATAGGGGTCGCTGGGCATGGTGGAGCTCAAGTTCCGTACACGTCCTCGATGAATCGGGAAAGTTCGAACGCCGCCTCGCGCACGGAGCGGATGGCGCGGGCGTAGTCCATGCGGACCGGGCCGATGACCGACACGGTCCCAAGCTTGCGTGCGGGCAGGCCGTAGCCGGCGCCCACGACCGCCAGCGACTGCAGCGCCGGGGCCTCGTTCTCGGAGCCGATCCGGACCAGGACGTCCGGCTCCTGGAGCGCGACGCGCAGCAGGCCGAGCAGCGTTGCCCGCCGTTCGAGCATGCTCATCAGGTCGTTGATCTGCGCGAGGTCCTGGACGCGGTGCTCGCCGATCAGGCGCGCGGTGCCGTCCACGTAGAGCGTGTCCTCGGCGGTCTCGGCCAGGGCGGTGAAGACCGGCATCAGGTGCTCCAGGAACGAGCGCTCGGTGTCCCTGAGCGATGGGTCATTGAGGCGCTTGGCGAGCATCCGCGCGCCGAGGCCGACGCCGTTGAGGCGCTCGTCCAGGAACTGGCCCGCCCAGGAGGCGAGGCCGGGGTCGACCGGGCGGTCGAAGGTGAACACGCGCTTGGTGACGCCGCCG is drawn from Conexibacter woesei Iso977N and contains these coding sequences:
- a CDS encoding methyl-accepting chemotaxis protein — encoded protein: MRTALRLLDPLGALLARLRVSRQLAVLGVVLLIPAVLAGRAYHDAQQTQIDFSAAEQTGVTALGPANDLVVATVRARSAAVAAAASGRPVPDADVAALKAAVAAGDRADQQVGAQLGARAAWAKARTAVLAVTVPRAAGDLDAAGALNTYTKAVDAALGWVTEVGNASNLILDPDLDSYYVMDALVTKAPAVAAEAGLGADRQLALSQLPGGGTLTDHIKLASDAGAVTTNLEALLAGLATSYGSTKDTNLKPAVAPAATTMASASRTLGDDLAAAARTTTVNTDNMVSSTAALTAVQRFEHATTPALSRLLAARVDRFRTAERHVLIGCALALLLALVLFATLWRSLTRTLRYLTVVARAAAQGDLSKDINMAGRRDELGELGRAFIAMGEHQREQVAVAERVAAGDLTTAVVPASEHDALGVALRDMTGGLTEVVERLAATSGRLTSSAGDLAEGSEQTGRAMDEIARATEEVAVGAERQVRAVTATSEATQAMSAAAAAGVTGAREATTAAHDAQETARRGGAVVADATGAMAEIGAASQRVAEAVERLAVKSDRVNGIVETITEIAGQTNLLALNAAIEAARAGEEGRGFAVVAEEVRRLAEQTAAAAGQVGTLVGEIQDDTAAATTEARTGRERTTAGADRIVQAQEAFAAIETAMASLAERIGTVAARNDEVAAGAERARSEVTQVVSIAERTSAATEQVSSTAQQTTASGQEIAAAAAGLATIATELDELVGRFTLAA
- a CDS encoding 50S ribosomal protein L11 methyltransferase, coding for MIRLAIRVRREDAEVVLAELLPLAPSGVEESELDQGNVIEYAVYGAPGELPELPDVEAAVGGALVEVVTTEVADDWADRWRAFHRPIEVAGRLYVRPPWEPERTDMMDLVIDPGQAFGTGAHHTTRLCLEILAEEPLPSDPQARGVMDLGCGSGVLAIAAGKLGWSPLAGVDHELESVRATAENAAANGVEVHAERFDLIRGGAAPSAPLVLANLLRPLLLCVARAGFRDNNVPDLLIASGLLATEADEIAAAFARHGLVETDRRQSAEWSALALRRPV
- the dnaJ gene encoding molecular chaperone DnaJ — translated: MPSDPYELLGVPRDADETTIKKAFRRLARELHPDVNSHDPDAEEKFKAAATAYEILSDSERRATYDRYGHEGLRSGGQAPNFDGFGNVGDIFNAFFGEAFGGAFGGGARTGPRQGEDVAVAVEIDLGQAYRGARVEVTFEAIDRCEHCHGNGAEPGTPITTCDKCGGNGILQAVTRSPFGQVVRQVACDKCGGEGKIPEQPCETCDGRGLVVGHRRLEVDIPAGIADGQRIRLSGRGHAGERGGPPGDLYVVVQVALGDGWLRDEDDLVTVTDLAAPHAALGTSVEIPHPDGDVTVEIPAGTQPGAVLTVKGKGMPMLRRQGRFGDLRVVANVVIPRRLTAQQRQALEAFAETITPEQLRNDDDSMVGKLRRLFHR
- the hrcA gene encoding heat-inducible transcriptional repressor HrcA, with the protein product MLSPRQELLMRKVVEAYSETGLPVGSRTLAADIDIEAGPSTIRNELSMLEEHGLLAHPHTSAGRIPTDAGHRWYVDQLRRGTMLVPAPKPLGLQLIRREVDEAMRVTSETLSQVTNLLAIVSAPPIDTATIRHVEVLLLQPQVLMVVVITSTGGVTKRVFTFDRPVDPGLASWAGQFLDERLNGVGLGARMLAKRLNDPSLRDTERSFLEHLMPVFTALAETAEDTLYVDGTARLIGEHRVQDLAQINDLMSMLERRATLLGLLRVALQEPDVLVRIGSENEAPALQSLAVVGAGYGLPARKLGTVSVIGPVRMDYARAIRSVREAAFELSRFIEDVYGT